One window of the Lactobacillus sp. PV034 genome contains the following:
- a CDS encoding tape measure protein has translation MSTITTTIKINDAFSGALNKLSSGLEKSQSGFDHLKTKLSSGTSSSNGFFKSMLGANVVGGIVTNAMGAAGNGIRSMIDELNEASTSWQTFDGNMRQLGKSPAQIASAKKSMQQFAQQTIYSASDMASTYAQLAAVGTKNTTQLVKGFGGLAAASNNPKQAMKTLSEQATQMAAKPKVQWQDFKLMLEQTPAGIAAVAKSMGKSTQQLIKDVQDGKVKTQDLFDAIAKTGNNANFSKMATQFKTVGQAVDGLKETLANSLQPAFDKISQYGIKAVSKLTDSLGNINFSGMADGLIKVINSYIVPAVKTAKQAIQDLFSGFKESGALSSIKGMFSKIGEAVKSLGDSFGKISGKGKNGLFSQLGKISGGAISGIAKAIGSMATAIGKIDPSTLQVLGVAFAVLKTGTKGLVLGAVVAGLNALNKLDPGTLNALATAITALAVAFAMWKAATSIAKGISGVADAFGKLKKLKMPKLKTPEIEEPKMQKSSNIAKNASAYMKLGAALMFVGAGVALAGVGFKQMADAASKLASAGGAAIAVFFGMIAAIALLAVLVKTLGAGMIGGAIGFAILGAALILVGAGLTIITNAAIKLASAGGGAIAVLLGIGIAIALLAVLVSALGPALVVGAIGFFILGAGILLVVLAVAIAAVGLTLLATQLPTIAQYGLMAALAIIALAVAIAIFGIGAVVAAIGIIALAVALVALAIGLAIAGVGAIVFAVGLTLVAVAALVAAVGILLLGVGLALVAVFVLIAAVGMIMLGVGIMLVGVFALVAAVGLMLMGVGLMLLMVFAMVAAVGIMMLGVSLMLIMVFAMIAAVGIMMLDVAVMVLAVGLMVVAAALMMVSSALMMVGVGAMAMVSMFIAAGQMMVSAIRGAMNNVVSSVRSGISRAVSAARNMAGQMVSAGADLIKGLINGIKSMVGAAVSAAQSVASKVVGAVKGALHIGSPSRLMKQYGRWFDQGLIIGLNHDANKAANAAGSMAQGVVDAATTMNPTMGMDFAVSSPGDELATGFQRALGAVNNVADAITNIDGSQANIGIVGQGASLTGNTGIGTSSLNAESITPSSYHSSVVNGGNSNSTNVNIDKGAIQINSTGDVQYDADTLLRRLEQSIMAQRNKSLGGA, from the coding sequence TTGTCAACAATAACTACTACTATAAAAATTAATGATGCATTTAGTGGCGCCTTAAATAAGTTATCAAGTGGACTTGAAAAATCACAAAGCGGTTTTGATCATTTAAAAACTAAATTATCTAGTGGTACATCAAGTAGTAATGGATTTTTTAAATCTATGTTAGGTGCTAATGTTGTTGGAGGAATCGTTACCAATGCTATGGGAGCAGCAGGTAATGGTATTCGTTCAATGATTGATGAATTAAATGAAGCAAGCACTTCATGGCAAACATTTGATGGAAATATGCGTCAATTAGGAAAATCACCAGCTCAAATTGCTTCTGCTAAAAAGTCAATGCAGCAATTTGCTCAACAGACAATTTATAGTGCCTCAGATATGGCTTCTACTTATGCTCAGTTAGCTGCTGTAGGAACAAAAAACACTACTCAATTGGTTAAGGGCTTTGGTGGATTAGCAGCAGCATCGAATAATCCCAAACAAGCGATGAAGACCTTATCAGAACAAGCTACCCAAATGGCTGCTAAGCCTAAAGTACAATGGCAAGACTTTAAGCTGATGCTTGAACAGACCCCAGCTGGTATTGCTGCTGTGGCAAAATCAATGGGTAAAAGTACTCAGCAACTTATTAAGGATGTACAAGATGGAAAAGTTAAAACTCAGGATTTATTTGATGCAATAGCTAAAACTGGTAATAATGCGAACTTCTCTAAAATGGCTACACAATTTAAGACAGTGGGACAAGCTGTCGATGGATTGAAAGAAACGCTTGCGAATAGCTTGCAACCGGCGTTCGATAAAATTAGTCAATATGGTATTAAAGCAGTGTCAAAACTTACGGATTCACTAGGAAATATCAATTTTAGTGGAATGGCAGATGGATTAATTAAAGTTATTAATTCTTATATAGTTCCTGCTGTTAAAACTGCAAAACAAGCAATTCAAGATTTGTTTAGCGGATTTAAAGAAAGTGGAGCACTTTCATCGATTAAAGGAATGTTTAGCAAGATAGGTGAAGCGGTTAAATCTTTAGGAGATAGCTTTGGAAAAATAAGTGGTAAAGGTAAAAATGGGCTATTCAGTCAATTGGGAAAAATAAGCGGAGGTGCTATTAGTGGTATAGCTAAGGCTATTGGCTCAATGGCAACTGCAATTGGAAAAATAGACCCATCAACTTTACAAGTTTTAGGAGTCGCTTTTGCAGTATTAAAAACAGGTACTAAAGGTCTAGTATTAGGTGCTGTAGTAGCAGGATTAAATGCATTAAATAAACTTGATCCAGGAACATTAAATGCTTTAGCAACAGCTATTACAGCATTAGCTGTTGCTTTTGCAATGTGGAAAGCAGCAACAAGTATTGCTAAAGGTATAAGTGGAGTTGCCGATGCATTTGGTAAACTTAAAAAACTAAAAATGCCGAAACTTAAAACTCCTGAAATAGAAGAACCTAAGATGCAAAAATCAAGCAATATAGCTAAGAATGCTAGTGCCTATATGAAGTTAGGCGCTGCCTTAATGTTTGTGGGAGCAGGAGTTGCATTAGCAGGAGTTGGCTTCAAACAGATGGCTGATGCAGCAAGTAAATTAGCTAGTGCTGGTGGAGCAGCTATTGCAGTGTTCTTTGGAATGATTGCAGCGATTGCACTATTAGCAGTATTAGTGAAAACCTTAGGAGCAGGCATGATAGGTGGTGCTATTGGTTTTGCTATCCTTGGAGCCGCATTAATTTTAGTTGGAGCGGGGCTAACAATAATCACTAATGCTGCTATTAAATTAGCAAGCGCAGGAGGAGGTGCTATTGCGGTTCTTTTAGGAATTGGAATAGCAATTGCCTTATTAGCAGTATTAGTTTCTGCATTAGGTCCAGCTCTTGTAGTTGGAGCAATTGGATTCTTTATTCTTGGTGCAGGAATCCTTCTAGTAGTATTAGCAGTCGCCATTGCAGCTGTAGGTTTGACATTGTTGGCAACTCAATTACCAACAATTGCGCAATATGGTCTTATGGCAGCCTTAGCAATTATTGCATTGGCTGTTGCTATTGCTATCTTTGGAATTGGTGCAGTTGTTGCAGCCATTGGTATTATTGCTCTTGCAGTGGCATTAGTTGCATTGGCTATTGGATTAGCTATAGCTGGTGTGGGGGCAATTGTCTTTGCAGTAGGTTTAACGCTTGTCGCAGTTGCAGCCCTAGTAGCTGCGGTCGGAATTTTATTGCTGGGTGTTGGTTTAGCATTAGTTGCTGTGTTTGTACTTATTGCAGCAGTAGGAATGATTATGCTGGGTGTTGGAATAATGCTTGTAGGTGTATTCGCACTAGTTGCAGCAGTAGGTCTTATGCTGATGGGCGTAGGCTTGATGCTATTAATGGTCTTTGCCATGGTTGCAGCAGTAGGAATTATGATGCTAGGTGTTTCTTTAATGCTAATCATGGTTTTTGCAATGATTGCAGCCGTTGGAATCATGATGCTTGATGTAGCAGTTATGGTATTAGCCGTTGGATTAATGGTTGTGGCTGCTGCTCTAATGATGGTTTCTTCCGCTTTAATGATGGTAGGAGTTGGAGCAATGGCCATGGTTTCAATGTTTATAGCTGCAGGTCAAATGATGGTGTCAGCTATCAGAGGCGCTATGAATAATGTTGTTAGTTCTGTGCGAAGTGGAATTAGTAGAGCCGTAAGTGCTGCAAGAAATATGGCAGGTCAAATGGTATCAGCTGGTGCTGACCTGATTAAAGGTTTAATTAATGGTATTAAGTCGATGGTAGGAGCTGCAGTGAGTGCAGCTCAAAGCGTTGCATCTAAAGTTGTTGGAGCTGTTAAAGGTGCTTTACATATTGGTTCTCCATCAAGATTAATGAAGCAATATGGGCGTTGGTTTGATCAAGGTTTAATCATTGGATTAAATCATGATGCAAACAAGGCAGCAAATGCGGCAGGTTCTATGGCACAAGGTGTTGTAGATGCAGCTACTACTATGAATCCAACAATGGGAATGGATTTTGCTGTTTCTAGTCCTGGAGACGAATTAGCAACAGGGTTTCAACGTGCTCTTGGAGCTGTTAATAATGTTGCTGATGCAATTACTAATATTGATGGGTCTCAAGCAAATATCGGTATAGTTGGGCAAGGAGCAAGCCTCACTGGTAATACAGGTATTGGAACAAGCTCTTTAAATGCTGAAAGCATTACACCATCAAGTTACCACTCTTCTGTTGTAAATGGTGGTAATTCTAATAGCACAAATGTGAATATTGATAAAGGAGCTATTCAAATTAATAGTACAGGCGATGTACAATATGATGCTGATACACTTTTAAGAAGATTAGAGCAAAGTATCATG
- a CDS encoding phage tail assembly chaperone, with protein MTNVTDFLRENVESANQEEEIKFKRFKSPFKIKGLSGEDVTEIRSLATKRVLNKKTHQYEQQTDQNKFASEVIVASVVSPDLRNAELQKSWGALGEPEKVLGRMLTAGEYNKLSEKVMDLSGLNESLDDDVEEAKN; from the coding sequence ATGACTAATGTAACAGATTTTTTGAGAGAAAACGTTGAAAGTGCTAATCAAGAAGAAGAAATTAAATTTAAGAGATTTAAGTCACCATTCAAGATTAAAGGATTAAGTGGTGAAGATGTAACTGAAATTAGATCACTTGCGACTAAACGAGTTTTGAATAAAAAGACGCATCAGTATGAACAACAAACTGACCAGAATAAGTTTGCCAGTGAAGTAATTGTGGCTAGTGTTGTTTCTCCTGATTTACGTAATGCTGAATTACAAAAGTCTTGGGGTGCGCTTGGAGAACCTGAAAAAGTTCTTGGTCGTATGCTTACTGCTGGAGAATATAACAAATTATCCGAAAAAGTAATGGATTTATCTGGTTTAAATGAATCTTTAGATGATGATGTAGAAGAAGCAAAAAACTAA
- a CDS encoding phage tail tube protein, with the protein MMAVQEFMNGRDAISTKDATLTVEIDGQVYKVMECNKFTAKWEKNKEDVQTLGSHVKRKKTTSIEGTGTLGGYLVNSLWLQKAIPYVNDGSDLYFTATLTIEDKTSKTGKQVVMLTEVNLDDINIADFEADDGVMEWESDFTFEGSQVIQAFDGLE; encoded by the coding sequence ATAATGGCTGTACAAGAATTTATGAATGGTAGAGATGCAATTTCTACCAAAGATGCAACTTTAACAGTAGAAATTGATGGACAAGTTTACAAAGTAATGGAATGTAATAAGTTCACGGCAAAATGGGAAAAGAACAAGGAAGATGTTCAAACCTTAGGTTCACATGTTAAACGTAAGAAGACTACTTCTATTGAAGGCACTGGTACACTTGGTGGTTACTTAGTTAACTCACTTTGGCTTCAAAAGGCTATTCCTTACGTTAATGACGGCTCTGACTTATATTTCACTGCCACTTTGACTATTGAAGATAAGACATCAAAGACTGGTAAACAAGTAGTTATGCTTACTGAAGTTAACCTTGATGACATCAACATTGCGGACTTTGAAGCAGACGATGGTGTTATGGAATGGGAATCAGACTTTACTTTTGAAGGAAGCCAAGTAATCCAAGCTTTTGACGGCTTAGAATAG
- a CDS encoding phage tail sheath family protein, protein MAGTWKAQNKRRPGAYVNVKGTGDATSESSVGRLLMISDASLDWGAKGIISLTSGSNFKAKLGTDLDNEQLLALKEALKGAETVLFLNPNGGEAAKGTAENSPFNFTANYPGLKGNDISVSIEPEIVVNGAMPTKATVTTLFGASIVDQRIITATDIEKFSNDFVTATPVDNPVLPTSAISIKLSDGITNKVEVTDLLNDALENENYSVVTTGGIDTKSNIHALLVEAVKRLREDEGIKVRAVVPGDDSTTTYNYEGVSVVGNGFVESDGRIIDTTNAAAFFAGVSASADAGTSLTYYTVSDAMEASPKLNNEKTINALNAGQIVFTTRPGQRVVVEQDINSLTKFTADRPKEFSKNRVIRTIDDICTNSVDVFEQTFLGKVGNDANGRDLFKANRIAYLSNLQQNGIIQSFDNADVVVEKGNDSDSILVNIAVIPVDSMEKLYMTLVVR, encoded by the coding sequence ATGGCTGGAACATGGAAAGCACAAAATAAGCGCCGACCTGGTGCTTACGTCAATGTTAAAGGAACTGGTGATGCAACTAGTGAATCAAGCGTTGGAAGATTACTAATGATTAGTGATGCATCTCTAGATTGGGGAGCAAAGGGAATAATTTCACTAACCAGTGGATCTAATTTTAAAGCAAAGCTTGGTACAGATTTGGATAATGAACAATTATTAGCACTGAAAGAAGCTCTTAAGGGAGCTGAAACAGTGCTTTTTTTAAACCCTAATGGTGGAGAAGCGGCTAAAGGAACAGCTGAAAATAGTCCTTTTAATTTCACTGCTAATTATCCAGGCCTTAAAGGCAATGATATTTCAGTATCAATTGAGCCAGAGATTGTTGTAAATGGGGCAATGCCGACAAAAGCTACTGTTACTACTTTATTTGGCGCTTCGATTGTTGATCAACGTATAATTACTGCAACTGATATTGAAAAGTTTTCTAATGATTTTGTTACTGCAACTCCAGTAGATAATCCAGTTCTTCCTACAAGTGCAATTTCAATTAAATTATCAGATGGTATCACTAATAAAGTAGAAGTTACAGATTTATTAAATGATGCCCTTGAAAATGAAAATTATAGCGTTGTTACAACTGGAGGTATTGATACTAAGAGTAATATCCATGCTTTATTAGTGGAAGCTGTAAAGCGTTTAAGAGAAGATGAGGGAATTAAAGTTCGTGCAGTTGTTCCTGGAGACGATAGCACTACGACCTATAACTATGAAGGTGTTTCAGTTGTAGGTAATGGATTCGTCGAAAGTGATGGAAGAATTATTGATACTACTAATGCTGCTGCCTTCTTTGCTGGAGTAAGTGCTTCTGCAGATGCTGGTACATCATTAACTTACTACACTGTTTCAGATGCTATGGAAGCATCTCCAAAACTTAATAATGAAAAGACTATTAATGCTCTAAATGCAGGTCAAATTGTATTTACAACACGCCCTGGACAAAGAGTAGTAGTTGAGCAGGATATTAATTCCCTAACTAAGTTCACAGCTGATCGACCAAAAGAATTTAGTAAGAATCGTGTAATTAGAACTATTGATGATATTTGCACTAATTCTGTGGATGTTTTCGAACAAACCTTTTTAGGGAAGGTTGGAAATGACGCTAATGGTCGTGATTTGTTTAAGGCTAATAGAATTGCTTACTTATCTAACCTTCAACAAAACGGTATTATCCAAAGTTTTGATAATGCTGATGTTGTTGTTGAAAAAGGTAATGATAGTGATTCAATTTTGGTTAATATTGCTGTTATTCCAGTTGATTCAATGGAAAAACTTTACATGACATTAGTAGTGAGATAG
- a CDS encoding phage tail terminator family protein, whose product MIDLTERIANQIADIFPDYTIYSENQASGFNVPSFYIARTTTRVTPRLNEIQDRLYGYEIVFFAENNVQIEKVSESLLNSFTEIKNYASIRNKELVQNTDEKTVILTFDVFIRAAKQNNNILQERMDLNAKSKKA is encoded by the coding sequence ATGATTGATTTAACGGAAAGAATAGCAAATCAAATAGCGGATATTTTTCCTGATTATACGATTTACTCGGAAAATCAAGCTAGTGGTTTTAACGTTCCAAGCTTCTATATCGCTCGTACTACAACACGAGTAACTCCAAGACTAAATGAAATACAAGACCGTTTATACGGTTATGAAATTGTTTTTTTTGCAGAAAATAATGTACAGATTGAAAAAGTTAGCGAGAGTTTACTAAATTCATTTACTGAAATTAAAAATTATGCAAGTATCAGGAACAAAGAACTAGTTCAGAATACAGATGAAAAGACAGTTATATTAACCTTTGATGTGTTTATACGAGCTGCAAAACAAAATAATAATATTCTACAAGAAAGGATGGATTTAAATGCCAAAAGCAAAAAAGCCTGA
- a CDS encoding HK97 gp10 family phage protein gives MSLGEVDDAQFQEFAKKVEGQINSGGLKQKISKSTKRIGEQSLRILKSNTPVDEGNLRRSWTADGPGFGAGGWTIRLTNNAEYASFVELGHRQTPGRYVPAIHKRLKASWVAGHFFMHKSMGQIEGQIPRLLDPEVAKVMRDLFDD, from the coding sequence ATGAGTTTAGGAGAGGTAGACGATGCTCAATTCCAAGAATTCGCAAAGAAAGTAGAAGGACAAATAAATTCAGGAGGATTAAAACAAAAAATAAGTAAGTCAACCAAGCGTATTGGAGAACAGAGCTTAAGAATTTTAAAAAGTAATACTCCTGTTGATGAAGGAAATCTCCGTCGATCGTGGACAGCAGATGGCCCTGGTTTTGGAGCCGGCGGTTGGACTATTAGACTGACTAATAATGCTGAATATGCTTCTTTTGTGGAATTGGGACATAGACAAACCCCAGGACGATATGTTCCAGCTATTCATAAGCGTTTAAAAGCATCATGGGTAGCTGGACATTTCTTTATGCACAAATCAATGGGTCAAATAGAAGGACAAATACCTAGATTATTAGATCCAGAAGTTGCTAAAGTAATGAGGGATTTATTTGATGATTGA